GCGAAGCATGCCACTCATGTAGTATTCTCCGGTAATAGCGATGTCCCAGCACCACTCCCATACGTTGCCGGTCATGTCATACAGACCATAGCCGTTAGGTGCTTTTTGTGCTACAGGATGCGTTCTCTCTTCGTCGATCCAGGCTACGTCATTCAGATTGTCGCTGCCGCCGTACTTGAATTCCTGTCCTCCTTTTGCCGCATATTGCCATTCTTCTAGTGTTGGCAGGCGGTAGCCGTTGGCTGTTGTGTCGCAGTTAAGGTTTCTGTTGTAATGAACCCACTCGCCGTCTTCAATTTCCCATTTATCAGCGTCTGTGTCGCCCCGATATGAGTAGCACGGTTTTAAGTTTTCCTTTTTGCTCAGTTTATTGCAGAACATAACAGCCTCCATCCAGTGAAGACTTTCCACAGGAAGGTTCTTTTCTCCATAGAACTTGCTTGGATTGTATCCCATTACAGATTCGAAAAGCTCCTGCGTAACTTCTGTTGCAAGAATAGAAAAATTCTGTCCAGGAACTGCAATCATCAAATCTCTTGCCTTGTAGTTTCCCTTTTCA
The DNA window shown above is from uncultured Treponema sp. and carries:
- a CDS encoding SUMF1/EgtB/PvdO family nonheme iron enzyme; this translates as MLCLQFRSIFRAEVDVQKVLEKGNYKARDLMIAVPGQNFSILATEVTQELFESVMGYNPSKFYGEKNLPVESLHWMEAVMFCNKLSKKENLKPCYSYRGDTDADKWEIEDGEWVHYNRNLNCDTTANGYRLPTLEEWQYAAKGGQEFKYGGSDNLNDVAWIDEERTHPVAQKAPNGYGLYDMTGNVWEWCWDIAITGEYYMSGMLRYICGGSLNYGGNDVYYEVDHKNWFEPTKRFIDIGFRVVKSK